One part of the Glycine soja cultivar W05 chromosome 11, ASM419377v2, whole genome shotgun sequence genome encodes these proteins:
- the LOC114377340 gene encoding receptor-like protein kinase THESEUS 1, which translates to MVMMKLVKWVSFVLVLYLFSVNGSFATFAPRDNYLIACGSSQSITFQDRTFVPDSQHSSPVLKTGNSVVASSNSSVPSPVYQSARIFTEKASYRFQVEEGRHWLRLYFSPLPNSAHNLTAAAITVVTDDFVLLCNFSFRSYNGSYMFREYAINVTSDTLTVTFIPSNGSVAFVNAIEVVSMPNDLFVDQALALNPTAPFNGLSELAFETVYRLNVGGPLLTPQNDTLGRTWENDQKYLHVNSSVIKVSVNPSSIKYPAGVTSETAPNWVYATSEAMGDANVPDSNFNITWVFPVDPNFSYFIRVHFCDIISKSLNTLVFNLFINADIALGSLDLSSITNDLAVPYYKDFVSNASADSNILTVSVGPDSMADITNATMNGLEVMKISNAFKSLDGLSSVESFLPHSPSSKSKMGIIVGSSVGAVAAIALAGLCYCCLARYKSKSTQQGHSWLPLPLYGNSQTMTKMSTTSQKSATASIISLASSNLGRLFTFQEILDATNKFDEKLLLGVGGFGRVYKGTLEDGTNVAVKRGNPRSEQGLAEFRTEIEMLSKLRHRHLVSLIGYCDERSEMILVYEYMANGPLRSHLYGTDLPPLSWKQRLEICIGAARGLHYLHTGASQSIIHRDVKTTNILVDDNFVAKVADFGLSKTGPALDQTHVSTAVKGSFGYLDPEYFRRQQLTEKSDVYSFGVVLMEVLCTRPALNPVLPREQVNIAEWAMSWQKKGMLDQIMDQNLVGKVNPASLKKFGETAEKCLAEYGVDRPSMGDVLWNLEYALQLQETSSALMEPEDNSTNHITGIQLTRLKPFDNSVNMVDGGNSFTDDDDAEDAATSAVFSQLVNPRGR; encoded by the coding sequence ATGGTGATGATGAAGCTTGTAAAGTGGGTTTCCTTTGTTTtggttctttatttgttttcggTAAATGGTTCATTTGCCACATTCGCTCCTCGTGACAATTATCTAATTGCATGTGGTTCCTCCCAAAGCATAACTTTCCAAGACCGCACTTTTGTTCCTGATTCACAACATTCTTCACCAGTGTTGAAAACTGGTAATTCTGTTGTTGCCAGTTCCAATTCTAGTGTCCCTTCCCCAGTATACCAATCGGCTAGGATTTTCACTGAGAAAGCTTCTTATAGGTTTCAGGTTGAGGAAGGTAGGCACTGGCTTAGGCTATATTTTTCTCCTCTTCCCAACTCTGCCCATAATTTGACTGCTGCTGCTATAACAGTGGTCACTGACGATTTTGTTCTATTGTGCAACTTCTCCTTTAGGAGCTACAATGGTTCTTATATGTTTAGGGAGTATGCCATCAATGTTACATCTGATACCTTGACTGTTACCTTCATTCCTTCAAATGGTTCAGTTGCCTTTGTCAATGCAATTGAAGTTGTGTCAATGCCAAATGACTTGTTTGTTGATCAGGCATTGGCCCTTAACCCAACTGCACCATTCAATGGCCTTTCTGAACTTGCTTTTGAGACTGTTTATCGCTTAAACGTAGGAGGCCCCTTGCTCACTCCCCAAAATGACACCTTAGGAAGGACTTGGGAGAATGATCAGAAATACCTCCATGTGAATAGTTCAGTCATTAAGGTGTCTGTTAACCCTTCCAGTATTAAGTATCCAGCAGGTGTTACATCTGAGACGGCACCGAATTGGGTCTATGCCacttctgaagcaatgggggaTGCAAATGTACCAGACTCAAATTTCAACATCACTTGGGTCTTTCCTGTGGATCCAAACTTCTCCTATTTCATCCGGGTGCACTTTTGTGATATTATTAGCAAGTCTCTCAACACTTTAGTATTCAATTTGTTCATAAACGCTGACATAGCTCTTGGAAGCCTTGACCTCTCATCCATAACTAATGACTTGGCTGTGCCTTACTATAAGGACTTTGTTTCCAATGCCTCAGCAGACTCCAACATTTTGACAGTGAGTGTTGGTCCTGATTCAATGGCAGATATCACAAATGCCACTATGAATGGACTTGAGGTTATGAAGATCAGCAATGCATTCAAGAGCTTGGATGGACTTTCTTCAGTTGAGAGTTTCCTTCCCCATTCACCGTCAAGCAAAAGCAAGATGGGAATAATAGTTGGTTCTTCTGTTGGGGCTGTGGCTGCCATTGCTTTAGCTGGTTTGTGTTATTGCTGCCTTGCGAGATACAAATCAAAGTCTACTCAACAGGGCCATTCTTGGCTGCCTTTACCCTTGTATGGAAACTCTCAGACCATGACAAAAATGTCAACAACTTCACAGAAGAGTGCAACTGCAAGCATTATTTCTTTAGCTTCATCAAATCTTGGACGGTTGTTCACCTTCCAAGAGATCCTTGATGCAACCAACAAATTTGATGAGAAGCTGCTTCTTGGTGTTGGTGGTTTTGGCAGGGTTTATAAAGGGACTCTTGAAGATGGGACCAATGTGGCTGTTAAAAGGGGGAACCCGAGATCAGAACAAGGTCTTGCTGAATTCCGAACAGAAATTGAGATGTTATCCAAGCTTCGCCATCGCCATCTCGTGTCCCTCATTGGCTATTGTGACGAGAGATCAGAAATGATTCTTGTCTATGAGTACATGGCTAATGGACCTCTCAGGAGTCATTTGTATGGAACTGACCTGCCACCTCTATCATGGAAGCAGCGGCTTGAAATTTGCATTGGAGCAGCAAGAGGTCTTCATTATCTCCACACAGGAGCATCTCAGAGCATAATTCACCGCGACGTAAAGACAACTAACATCCTCGTAGATGATAACTTTGTTGCAAAGGTTGCTGACTTTGGCCTCTCCAAAACTGGTCCTGCTCTTGATCAGACTCATGTGAGCACTGCTGTTAAAGGTAGTTTCGGTTATCTTGATCCTGAATACTTCAGAAGGCAACAGCTTACAGAGAAATCAGATGTTTATTCATTTGGAGTAGTTTTGATGGAAGTTTTATGCACAAGACCAGCCTTGAACCCTGTCCTTCCAAGGGAGCAGGTTAACATAGCCGAGTGGGCAATGAGTTGGCAGAAGAAAGGAATGCTTGATCAAATTATGGATCAGAATCTGGTGGGGAAAGTCAATCCTGCTTCTCTTAAGAAGTTTGGGGAGACAGCTGAGAAGTGCTTGGCCGAGTATGGAGTGGATCGGCCGTCTATGGGCGACGTCTTGTGGAATCTTGAATATGCTTTGCAGCTTCAGGAGACCTCATCAGCACTCATGGAACCTGAAGATAACAGCACAAACCACATTACTGGAATTCAGTTAACACGTCTCAAGCCTTTTGATAACAGTGTCAATATGGTTGATGGGGGAAACTCTTTCACAGATGACGATGATGCAGAAGATGCTGCCACAAGTGCAGTGTTTTCGCAATTGGTAAATCCTCGCGGCAGATGA